In the Silene latifolia isolate original U9 population chromosome 1, ASM4854445v1, whole genome shotgun sequence genome, CATTCTGATCCTCTCAACAATTTCCTCCACTAACACCTGACACTCCTTCTTCCCCAGCTTGCCTGCAGTTATAGGAACACCAAGATACTTGAAGGGAAGCTGTCCTTCAACACAACCAGATTTAGCAATGATTTGATCCTTCACCCCTTTAGGATTCCCATTAAAGTAAATATTTGATTTACTCTTATTCATTTCCAGGCCTGATGCAGCAGAAAAAGAAGCAAAGGACCTTAAGAGTAGCATCACAGACTGTTGATCCCCTCTGGAAAACATAAGTAAATCATCTGCAAATATTAGATGATGCAGCTTCAGTTTCCCACAGAGGGAATGATATCTAAAATCCATTACTTTAGTGGTGAAGTTAAGTACCCTAGTAAGGTACTCCATAGCAATAGTGAACAAAAGAGGGGACAAAGGGTCCCCCTGCCTTAGCCCCTTCTTCCCATGGAAATGTCCAAATGTCTCACCATTTAACACCAAAGAGTAAGAAGCAGTGGAGACACACTCCATAATAAGGTGCTTGAAATGATCAGGGAAACAAAGTGCTTCCAACatatgcttcaaaaataaccaGTTCACTGAGTCATATGCCTTTTTAAGATCAACCTTGATCAAACAACGAGGGAACACAACAGCTCTATTGTAGAGTCTGATTACATCCTGGCAAACCAGAATGTTTTCAATAATATTTCGTCCTTTAATAAATCCCCCTTGAGTAGAGCTGATAATATGAGGGAGAACCTTGGTCAATCTGGAACAGAGTAACTTAGAAATTATCTTGTATATCACATTACAACAGGATATTGGTCTAAATTGAGTCACATTCTATGGCAAGTCCACTTTTGGAACAAGAGTGACCAGGGTGTGATTAATCTGCTTTAGTAATCTTCCATGAATGAAAAAGTCCTTCCCCACCTCACATAGCTCCTCTCCCACCACACTCCAGGCATCTTTAAAGAAGGCACTAGAGTACCCATCAAGGCCAGGAGCTTTATGGTTAGGGATTTGGAACAATGCCTCTTTAATTTCATCATTAGTTACAGGCATACTTAACCAAGCCCAGTGCTCCTCAGTGCAAATTGACCCTCTTTGTACAACTTTTGCATTAACAGCTTTCATAATCTGTGTCTCCCCCAACAGAGTTTGGTAAAAGGATAAGAAAGCTTGTTGAATTTGCCTAGGATCAGTAAGCCACATCCCCTGCTCAGTACCAATCCTCAGTACTTTGTTTCTAGCCTGTCTATTCTTCATATAACTATGAAAAACTTTAGAGTTATTGTCCCCTTCACTAATCCAAGTTGCCTTAGATTTCTGTAACAGAAAGCTGTCACAGGCCTTCTGAAGCTCCTGATAATCCTTAGCAGCTGCGATTTCAGTCCCAATCAAGTCTGGATTAGTAGGATCAGACCTGAGTTGAGACTGAATGAATTCTAAGTGCTTTCATGCTCTCATAGCATTGTTCTCCACATCAGCATAGAGCTCTCTATTCAGCTGCTTAAGAGGTTGCTTAAGTTGTTTAAGCTTTCTCACAAACCTAAACATGGGAGTGCCAGCAACTCTGCTCCCCCAAGCCTGAGTAACACAGGGAAGAAATTGTTCAGCAGCAgtccacatattgaagtatttgAAGCTTCCCTTCCTCTGCCCCATATCACACACTCTCTGAATGAGGCATGGAGTGTGATCAAAACATCCCTCCACATGAAAATGGGCATAAAACTCCTTCCTCTGATCAAGCCACTCATGATTAACAAGAGCTCTATCAAGCCTACTAAATACCGTGGTAGCAGCTTCTTGTTTGTTATTCCAAGTGAACAATGATCCAGTAGCTGGCATATCAACCATATGGCAGTAATCAATACATCTTTGAAAATCCTCCATTTCTTCCTCAGTGGTATTCCCTCTTAACAATTCACAAGGAGCCAAAACAGTATTAAAGTCCCCACAAATGAGCCAGGGACACTGAATTTTTCCACACATATCCTGAAGTCTACTCCATAAAACTTTCCTCTCATGCACACCATTAAAAGCATACACCATTGTAAGATAGAAGTAAGATCCAGTGGCCAGCTCATGCACAAGAACATGTATGAACTAAGCACTATATTCAATAAATTGTAGACTAAAAAGGTTAGGCTTCCATAATAACCATacccttccacctttatgataaGAAGAATTAGTAGAAAGGCACCATCCAGTACAAATATTAGAGCTAATTTTATTTAGAGATGAAGGCTTAACCTTCGTCTCAAGAAGGCCAAATAATCCAACTTGATGATGATGTAAGAACCATTTAATATATTTCTGCTTTGCTGGACTATTCAACCCCCTCACATTCCAAAAGCCTATCATTGTgactcccccccccccctccctggAGGGGGTATATGACCAGTCCTAATACCAACTTTAGGGGTAGCATTGTTGAGAGCATCCATGAAAGTATACTGTCCAAACATAGAAGCATTACTACCCTGGTCCAATAATTCTTGTCTACTTAATCTGATAATAGCTCTAGCAGGTGTGGCCAACTGACTATTCCCAGTACTGGTCCCTGGAACTCTAGGCGTAGAGACATAATGAGTGACAGTCCTTGAACTAGTGGACGCCCTATGCACAAGAGCCTTAGGAGAAGGAACTTTTGCCACAGGCACCTTAGGCATGGGTTTGGCCACTGGAACCTTTGGTTGCCACCTCTGAACAACCCTTTGCTTAGGCTTATGGATGGGTTTGGGTTTTTTACATGCATTATCAATGTGCCCTATGCCACCAAAAGCTTTACAAAGGATTGTAATCCATTCAAACTCAACATTAATAACAACCATTTTCCCTGCTTCATCTAGGAACTTAACCTCTTTCGGGGGTGGTTGATCAAAGGGTACATCAATCAACACTCTAGCATATCCAAGCCTCGTTCTAGCCTCTGTTGGTTCATCACTTTTAACATAGTCTCCAATTAAACCTGAAATTTTAGGAATACCCTGCCCCCAAAAATTTAAAGGCAGATTCAACAATCTAACCCATACATGGACTACCTTAACCTCAGATTTTGTTAAAGGATCCTGAGAATTCCAAGGACGAACAATCAATGGCTTATTCTCAAATAAAAAGTGACCATGTTGTAAGACAGCTTCCTGATCCTTTGAGTTCTTAAATCTAACAATAAAAACACCAGAAAGCAGGAAAGAAATTCTATCAACTTCATACTCATCCCAAATTCCGAAAATAAACTCTTCCACAACGTCCCAGGGAGGGTTAGCACCAAGTATGAAACAAATCACTGAATTCTTCCAAAAATACAACTCCTTTTGCACCTCAGATTCAGAGAATTATAACATACCTTCAGGTTCCTCAACTATGGTCGTCAGCTTCGGGGTTCCCTTCTTCCTTCCTTGAACAACCCATGCCTTTGTTTCTGAAGGTAaaaatagatctatatactaacatattcatatatgttttaagctaatttgtcataaaattaattggtgatcttatgcatgcaaactattaaacaatataaagaagaaatctttatcttacattggaatattggtttattagggcacaagagagatctccttctctcttgttcttgtgctttcctcaatggatgaacaaagatccaagtataggatctctcccaaagtttaatacccaaagcacactcttaataaaattaatattatgaatatactagtacaatattaattttgtagaaaaattgacccaaaaatatttggtttttatcTCCTAAAAGTGGTTAGGAGAAGGTGAGGAAGGAAGGAGAAAtgttttttatctctctaaaatattttgatgaatgaatgaattctaCAACCACtacattttgtgtatattaggtaaaataagaggaaaaaccaaagtggtttttcctctcaaaaaaccgggtggaagggggattagagggagccaatgcatgcaagagttggtcttcacaatgacaactaggtgtgcatggctagacaattagggtaatcattatgtttaccactcaaataataaacacaatattatcctaaatccacccttaatttcggtacacttagataatatggactccatattatctttgtcaaaatgtcaatttgtcttatgtcacatgtcatatgttacataaatttgttatgcatttttaacatattaaaaatcaacgtactaataaaaatacgtcatatacaaaaatcgacttagtaattcataattacttgtaccaaaatattttaccaattataaataacaataatttgtatttataataattcattcaatttcaattgtttctttaaacaataatttcatctgagtaatgaaacaattcgattactcagaccgtatctcatttaatcaaatttcaatgagacacgtaaatattacttccaaaatcgtccgtcaattttaaataatctaattgactcgtaacgttatacgatcaaataaatgatcaattaagagtgttgccctttaggtatgacctagaggatcaactgatcaccaccgtcgcacgatagtaatgtcaaactctagtcagccaatcattaccgatatgtgtggaccagttgacagtaaaatattacttcccaattgtattctttataatgagacttaaacatgtgatcatcatgatcaacagttgtgatcgcatcattgtcggaggacacatattccaacaatctcccacttgtcctcgacaagtgtgcgtcaccaattctcttgtcctattactatctcccactcaatgcaaggtgtcttccaggtcgtacttgcaattgatcatatcgagagttgtttcctcgatctggagaataactgattgaccggatttatccaccatggatacattccgagcgtggccacgcatttcaagttcattactcctcgagtggccctgagatattgttataaccctgaataggggtggacaattcctatcgcactcattcccttcaactagccacagacatcataacccaaaatatgcccatttgaccccatttacgaaggtcgtagtaacataaatcaaagttaatctgaaactgtgccatcttaggcgaatagtctttagtcaaaagaatcgactcatttgaatactatagtagctctcgccacgaccaggctatattaatttgccagaactctataagcggtcataaggccagacaaaatgttcctaacagtccacctatgtgatcgactagtcattctcatatgactttatggcacttgaacttgccatcaatcgcatcacactctagtcacttcgagacgtcacctcatgtaagtaactatgggcaaatacaatgctaatccgtgttcacttaaacggggttcaattgtctctacaacccgttggatgtaacaaagtataaggtgagttaataataactcaaacgacaaatgtcgacatcacactcgggaagtcaatacaagattacaaccttgtgatgcaaatcgtaagtgtgtaaacacttgttgatttcaatagaagtttaacatgttacgtgtccatgtgttcaaacttcttaatcgtattatcctttacattcatgtcatcactcatagcatgaaccttaccaagtacacatcaaggttcccgaccttggtttcggttctttatcttgaaagaacttccttattgattatcacataacgaacgaatttgtggtgaatgatataacttgtactgatcaagtgctccatccacacacaatgcactaggtatatgttttgtagagtcttgcaacaatttgtcaagatgattagtctagcacttctcacaagtcctagcatattaggaaggattagttttgagcaacttcttattcaactaagtatctttccaaactttttatttctccttttatcttgaaaggcttaggattctcataaatccttacatgtgctcggattttcattaatatgtgcaacctcttgtcacataacagagcattctatcaaacaccgaaatcgctcatcggattctactcgagaattcatgacgtttctattatggcttaccaatgaatcatcatgttcttatgcatatgattcaccattggacatgtgcatgattattctaatggcggaaacattagttacttatgatcatgagatcaaccgttcttaggttcaatgaacgaccatgactactaatggcaattccattttcatttacatgaataacctatgtgtatgttgatacgatgtgtatttcttaatactaatccaatatttcttgatgtaattggattcatcatagtccatattcatccagaattgaaaactcaaatacttctttgtgaaagaagataatagcccgtcattcctaatgagtaatgagttgtaaacattcaaaggatgatagctcccactaaattccatgtcttcacatgataatttctaaactcccacttaattccacatgtttcgaaattgattactcaatcaaaaacatttcaaaattggaatgtatgttgctttgcaaagttattaagatgaagccatatatgttcccatcatatcctttcaaaattcctattttgaagaggtctcatct is a window encoding:
- the LOC141648506 gene encoding uncharacterized protein LOC141648506, giving the protein MDMMRDLSLNVNDILDDQRLALYPIYDHFVRRGVIQPEGPHPSFYNYPSGGFPSSSSGYNAGTYGPGADYCGSDYGVEAFNGSYGGYGGYGGYGSYGGGLGSGRNIGEYVTPFQSGEPSCSGHQDGASGSSGGQAPKETKAWVVQGRKKGTPKLTTIVEEPEEFIFGIWDEYEVDRISFLLSGVFIVRFKNSKDQEAVLQHGHFLFENKPLIVRPWNSQDPLTKSEVKGIPKISGLIGDYVKSDEPTEARTRLGYARVLIDVPFDQPPPKEVKFLDEAGKMVVINVEFEWITILCKAFGGIGHIDNACKKPKPIHKPKQRVVQRWQPKVPVAKPMPKVPVAKVPSPKALVHRASTSSRTVTHYVSTPRVPGTSTGNSQLATPARAIIRLSRQELLDQGSNASMFGQYTFMDALNNATPKLATGSYFYLTMVYAFNGVHERKVLWSRLQDMCGKIQCPWLICGDFNTVLAPCELLRGNTTEEEMEDFQRCIDYCHMVDMPATGSLFTWNNKQEAATTVFSRLDRALVNHEWLDQRKEFYAHFHVEGCFDHTPCLIQRVCDMGQRKGSFKYFNMWTAAEQFLPCVTQAWGSRVAGTPMFRSDPTNPDLIGTEIAAAKDYQELQKACDSFLLQKSKATWISEGDNNSKVFHSYMKNRQARNKVLRIGTEQGMWLTDPRQIQQAFLSFYQTLLGETQIMKAVNAKVVQRGSICTEEHWAWLSMPVTNDEIKEALFQIPNHKAPGLDGYSSAFFKDAWSVVGEELCEVGKDFFIHGRLLKQINHTLDVIRLYNRAVVFPRCLIKVDLKKAYDSVNWLFLKHMLEALCFPDHFKHLIMECVSTASYSLVLNGETFGHFHGKKGLRQGDPLSPLLFTIAMEYLTRVLNFTTKVMDFRYHSLCGKLKLHHLIFADDLLMFSRGDQQSVMLLLRSFASFSAASGLEMNKSKSNIYFNGNPKGVKDQIIAKSGCVEGQLPFKYLGVPITAGKLGKKECQVLVEEIVERIRMFGARKCSYAGRLILVQSVLTSLYSYWANIFLLPKGDQICTPKVEGGLGIRNSFHWNLATIGKLVWWIYSKTDSPWVKLVHQLYLKGSPWSTYLPKSHLSGNWKAICRTRDTLSKGYINGTSLADPYGYNVHSGYQWIRHKEPKVGWAKLVWSNWAIPKHCFLNWLLMRNALNTKDRLYKIGIARMSSMYLWCLIRKQSFICSKAFLATTKCCKD